The following proteins come from a genomic window of Rutidosis leptorrhynchoides isolate AG116_Rl617_1_P2 chromosome 10, CSIRO_AGI_Rlap_v1, whole genome shotgun sequence:
- the LOC139873338 gene encoding uncharacterized protein isoform X1, producing the protein MAAAKLLPFVFTITILLLLLLDASSAAPPTPPTWIVNGGFSNIASSLMKWMWSLKTATKTSISGRPMMKFESGYNVETVFDGSKLGIEPHALEVLPNGELLVLDSSNSNLYKISSALSLYSRPKLVAGSADGYSGHVDGKLREAKMNHPKGLTVDDKGNIYIADTANMAIRKISDTGVTTIAGGGKVGRGGGGHVDGPSEDAKFSNDFDVVYIGSSCSLLVIDRGNQAIREIQLPFDDCAYQYGTGFPLGIVVLVAAGFFGYMLALLQRRVGSMISNQTEEPQTTIKQSIAPTPPYQKSTVRPPLIPSENEPEKQEETFVASLVKLISDATSSFSEILGGIFPGFKKKQSNHHFQNNPPYQKYGSNPWPVQDSYVIPDGDEPPPSIETRTPTPKKTYPFMTNDAEKMQQFRQSRYLYSGWDREYQQQPQQQQHHQNHNRYYSSVPQTYYEQSTERTNEIVFGAVQEQAESMVIKPLDHGNSVYDNRGKTRSRSRGLTRGD; encoded by the exons ATGGCAGCTGCTAAATTACTACCATTTGTTTTCACAATCACCATTTTGCTTCTTCTTCTACTTGATGCATCATCTGCAGCTCCGCCTACTCCACCTACTT GGATTGTTAATGGGGGTTTTTCGAATATTGCTTCTTCTTTAATGAAATGGATGTGGTCACTCAAAACCGCTACTAAAACAT CAATAAGTGGGAGGccaatgatgaaatttgagagtggATATAATGTAGAAACAGTATTTGATGGAAGTAAGCTTGGAATTGAACCTCATGCTCTTGAGGTTTTACCTAACGGAGAGCTTCTTGTTCTAGATTCTTCTAATAGCAATCTTTACAAGATCTCTTCAGCTTTATCTCTTT ATAGTAGACCGAAATTAGTTGCTGGATCGGCTGACGGTTATTCGGGACATGTAGACGGGAAGCTTAGAGAAGCCAAAATGAACCATCCGAAAGGCCTTACGGTTGATGACAAAGGAAACATATACATTGCCGATACTGCTAACATGGCAATTAGGAAAATAAGTGATACAG GGGTGACAACGATTGCAGGAGGTGGTAAAGTGGGCCGTGGTGGAGGGGGACATGTAGATGGGCCGAGTGAAGATGCAAAATTTTCTAACGATTTTGATGTCGTCTACATTGGTAGTAGCTGTTCACTTCTTGTTATAGATAGGGGTAACCAAGCTATCCGCGAGATTCAACTACCTTTTGACGATTGTGCTTATCAATATGGAACCGGATTCCCTTTAG GGATTGTAGTTCTTGTTGCAGCGGGTTTTTTTGGCTACATGCTTGCATTGCTGCAACGCAGAGTTGGTAGTATGATTTCCAATCAAACA GAGGAACCTCAAACAACAATAAAACAGAGCATTGCTCCAACACCGCCATACCAGAAATCAACAGTTAGACCGCCACTAATTCCATCAGAAAACGAGCCAGAAAAGCAAGAAGAAACTTTCGTAGCTTCTCTTGTGAAGCTTATATCCGATGCCACATCATCTTTTTCAGAAATCTTGGGAGGAATTTTCCCGGGCTTCAAGAAGAAACAATCAAACCATCACTTCCAAAATAACCCGCCCTACCAAAAATACGGGTCAAACCCTTGGCCCGTTCAAGATAGTTACGTGATCCCAGACGGAGACGAACCACCTCCTTCAATTGAGACCCGAACCCCAACCCCCAAAAAGACGTATCCGTTTATGACAAATGATGCTGAAAAAATGCAACAATTTCGTCAAAGTCGTTATCTTTATAGTGGGTGGGACCGTGAGtatcaacagcaaccacaacaacaacaacatcatcagaaCCACAACAGGTATTATTCATCGGTACCACAAACTTATTATGAACAAAGCACAGAAAGAACCAATGAGATTGTGTTTGGAGCTGTTCAAGAACAAGCTGAATCAATGGTGATAAAGCCATTAGATCACGGAAATTCGGTTTATGATAATCGTGGTAAGACTCGCTCTCGTTCGCGTGGTCTCACTCGTGGTGATTGA
- the LOC139873338 gene encoding uncharacterized protein isoform X2, with protein MAAAKLLPFVFTITILLLLLLDASSAAPPTPPTWIVNGGFSNIASSLMKWMWSLKTATKTSISGRPMMKFESGYNVETVFDGSKLGIEPHALEVLPNGELLVLDSSNSNLYKISSALSLYSRPKLVAGSADGYSGHVDGKLREAKMNHPKGLTVDDKGNIYIADTANMAIRKISDTGVTTIAGGGKVGRGGGGHVDGPSEDAKFSNDFDVVYIGSSCSLLVIDRGNQAIREIQLPFDDCAYQYGTGFPLAGFFGYMLALLQRRVGSMISNQTEEPQTTIKQSIAPTPPYQKSTVRPPLIPSENEPEKQEETFVASLVKLISDATSSFSEILGGIFPGFKKKQSNHHFQNNPPYQKYGSNPWPVQDSYVIPDGDEPPPSIETRTPTPKKTYPFMTNDAEKMQQFRQSRYLYSGWDREYQQQPQQQQHHQNHNRYYSSVPQTYYEQSTERTNEIVFGAVQEQAESMVIKPLDHGNSVYDNRGKTRSRSRGLTRGD; from the exons ATGGCAGCTGCTAAATTACTACCATTTGTTTTCACAATCACCATTTTGCTTCTTCTTCTACTTGATGCATCATCTGCAGCTCCGCCTACTCCACCTACTT GGATTGTTAATGGGGGTTTTTCGAATATTGCTTCTTCTTTAATGAAATGGATGTGGTCACTCAAAACCGCTACTAAAACAT CAATAAGTGGGAGGccaatgatgaaatttgagagtggATATAATGTAGAAACAGTATTTGATGGAAGTAAGCTTGGAATTGAACCTCATGCTCTTGAGGTTTTACCTAACGGAGAGCTTCTTGTTCTAGATTCTTCTAATAGCAATCTTTACAAGATCTCTTCAGCTTTATCTCTTT ATAGTAGACCGAAATTAGTTGCTGGATCGGCTGACGGTTATTCGGGACATGTAGACGGGAAGCTTAGAGAAGCCAAAATGAACCATCCGAAAGGCCTTACGGTTGATGACAAAGGAAACATATACATTGCCGATACTGCTAACATGGCAATTAGGAAAATAAGTGATACAG GGGTGACAACGATTGCAGGAGGTGGTAAAGTGGGCCGTGGTGGAGGGGGACATGTAGATGGGCCGAGTGAAGATGCAAAATTTTCTAACGATTTTGATGTCGTCTACATTGGTAGTAGCTGTTCACTTCTTGTTATAGATAGGGGTAACCAAGCTATCCGCGAGATTCAACTACCTTTTGACGATTGTGCTTATCAATATGGAACCGGATTCCCTTTAG CGGGTTTTTTTGGCTACATGCTTGCATTGCTGCAACGCAGAGTTGGTAGTATGATTTCCAATCAAACA GAGGAACCTCAAACAACAATAAAACAGAGCATTGCTCCAACACCGCCATACCAGAAATCAACAGTTAGACCGCCACTAATTCCATCAGAAAACGAGCCAGAAAAGCAAGAAGAAACTTTCGTAGCTTCTCTTGTGAAGCTTATATCCGATGCCACATCATCTTTTTCAGAAATCTTGGGAGGAATTTTCCCGGGCTTCAAGAAGAAACAATCAAACCATCACTTCCAAAATAACCCGCCCTACCAAAAATACGGGTCAAACCCTTGGCCCGTTCAAGATAGTTACGTGATCCCAGACGGAGACGAACCACCTCCTTCAATTGAGACCCGAACCCCAACCCCCAAAAAGACGTATCCGTTTATGACAAATGATGCTGAAAAAATGCAACAATTTCGTCAAAGTCGTTATCTTTATAGTGGGTGGGACCGTGAGtatcaacagcaaccacaacaacaacaacatcatcagaaCCACAACAGGTATTATTCATCGGTACCACAAACTTATTATGAACAAAGCACAGAAAGAACCAATGAGATTGTGTTTGGAGCTGTTCAAGAACAAGCTGAATCAATGGTGATAAAGCCATTAGATCACGGAAATTCGGTTTATGATAATCGTGGTAAGACTCGCTCTCGTTCGCGTGGTCTCACTCGTGGTGATTGA